Below is a genomic region from Acidimicrobiia bacterium.
GTCTGCTTGATCACCCGACGGCTCCCCACTCCTAAGTCCCCCCCACCATGTCGTTGTAGAGCCCCAGCAGATGACTCACTCGCTCGGCGTCACTCCCAAGTCGACGCCTGCCCACATATGACCGCTCTACCGCTCGATCCAATGCTGCGTGTGCCTGCACGAGGTCACGCGGCATTGCGAGGTGATCGTACATGGCGGCGAGCGAAGCATCTGGATACTGCCTCCTCCTAGCCACCACAGCCTCAGCAGCCTCCTCGATACCGCCATCGGGCGATCGCTCCGGCCATGGGAATGGGTTGTAGACAGTGCCAGGCGAGAGCTGCAGACGGCTCTCGAGCCGGCCCGACACCGTCCGGAGCCAAGCCATGAACATGCTCGACTGCATCACGCCGAACAGCCACGAGTCCGCGTCTGGGACGCACCAGGACGGCGCCCGGACGAGTGCTTTGGGGCCACAGATTGCCATCGGGACGATCGGACGGAGTTCGGAGCTCACGTAGGGAACAAGGAGAAACGAAGCGCCGACGTCGCGTGGCTCCGTGAAGAGGTGAGGCGTCGCCGCAGCCTCTCGAGTCGCGGCTCTGGAACTTGCCTGGCGATATTGCTTAACAGCCTCCACACGCTCGCGGATCAGTCGGGAACCGCGAAGCTCGCCCGGGGTCGCGCTCTCGAGCCACAGCGCCCATCGTTTGTGACCATGAAGGAGCTCCTTACCGCCCAGGTACGGCCGCAGGAAGCGCGCAGCCACAGGATCGCTCAGAGCCGCGCCAACGTTTGTCTCGTCGAACAATAGATGGCCGCCGTCATTGGCCATGCTGCCGTACTTGGCAGACGGTACGGAGTCCGTAAGGAGGGAACGTGATTGGGCAACGAGGACCGGTTCTCCATCTATCAGGTACGGACTTATCTGCTCAGCAGACAGTTCGACGGGATCTCCTCGGTAGTGCGCGTAGTCGAAGATCCGCCTCTCGGTGTCCACAACGCCCATCGAGAATCCGACAATGACAACGTGAACTGCCGCGCGACCGCTTGCCTCACTGGTCCATGCGAAGGGACGGTGAGCGAAGTCGATCTTCACCCCAGCTTCAAGAAGCCTGGGCCACAGCGCACCGACATTCTGGCCCTGGCTGATCGAATTCGTAGCCACGAACGCGCAGCGTGCGCTTGTGCCCGAGATATATGTCGCTGCCTTCGAAAGCCAGGCAGCGACATAATCCAGCACACCGTGACCCGGTGCGTTATCGAAGGCGATACGCATGTCCTCCTGCTGTTCCGCGGTCCGGTACTGCCGCCCCCCGAAAGGGGGATTACCAATCACGTACGACACGTCGGAAGGCGCGACCACCGACGCCCAGTCAAGGCGCAGTGCGTTCCCTATCTTTATTTGGGGTGAAGATGGGATCGGAAACCTCACGTAGTGCTGTCCGAACTCCGCGGACACGGCTCGGTTGGCCATATGGTCCATCAGGTAGAGGGCTGTTCGCGCGATTCGCGCCGGAAACTCCTCGATCTCGATCCCGTAGAACTGGTCGACGGCTACGCGACAGAGCAGGTCAAGGTCTGACGTCAGCTGACCACCGACCTCCCGGCGCCCTGATCGTCCGGCAGTCTGGAGCCGTCGCAGGGCCTCTGTCTCTAGTCGGCGAAGCTCCCGGTAGCTCACTACTAGGAAGTTGCCGCACCCGCAGGCTGGATCGAGGATCCTAAGAGAGGCGATGCGATCTAGGAATGCCTGAAGCTTCGGCCGACTGCGTGCCTGCTCAAGTTCCTGTTCAAAGTCGTCGAGGAACAGAGGTCGGATTGTCCTGAGAATGTTCTCCTCTGACGTGTAGTGCGCACCCAGTTGACGTCGCTCGGCAGCTGTCATCACGTTCTGGAACATCGAACCGAAGATGGCAGGGCTAATAGCGGCCCAGTTGAACCGACAGGCATCCAGGAGTGCGTTGCGGATCTCCTCGGTACAGGAGGGGATAGGTAGCCGAGTCTCGAAAATGTCCCCATTGATGTACGTGAACCCCGACAAGTCCTCGTCGAGGTTGGGAGATCGCTCTTCCTCAGGAGTGTCAAGCACTTGGAAGATCTCAGCAAGTCGAGAGCCCAGGTCACTGCCGTCGACTCGTGTCTGATGGACCACGAACGAGTGAAACAGCGCGCGCTCCCAGACCCCCGTGTCATCGGCGAATAGACAGAAGAGAACTCGCGTGAGCCACTCGCGGGTTGGAGCTTCTTCGTAGCCCGAGTCCGCCAGGGCATCGTGGATGTTGGCCATGAGCTGGGTCGCTGCGAGGTTGACGTCCTCGTCGTTTGCGAATGCCTCATTCGGGGCAGCGTGCCCCGCCATCCACCAGAACAGATGAACGTGATCAGCCAAGTCCCTGAGAGCGAATGACCCTTGGGTGCCATCCACGAGATTGCGCCACCGGAACTTCCGAAAGTCGCACACGACGAGGAGCCAAGGTGACTCGGACTGGTGCAGGGTGGGCAGATAGTCGATCACTTGGTCCATCGCCTGGTCGAGACTCTGACCTGCTGACTTGTGCTCGACGGCCATGTGGCCCGGGTATAGAAGGTCGATCCAGCCCACGTTTCCCGTGGAAGCGCGCTCGGCGAGTAGCTCGAACTTGCCAACGAGCCTCCGATCGATGCCGAAGATGGCGAAGAACTCGTTCCAGAACGTCTGCTTCTCGGCGCTCTCCTGGACCGCGTCCTGCCAGCGACTGGCGAAAGAGGTCGCGCGCTCGCGAACTGTGTGTTTCGCGATGTCAGCGGTCACCGCGTCTGGCATTGGTCTTCCCTAGGCAGAACGCTGAGCTCGCAGGGCGCAACTGTTATTACGCTCGTCACTGACGACACCGGCGAAGACTAAGTCCTCCGAGC
It encodes:
- a CDS encoding DNA methyltransferase yields the protein MPDAVTADIAKHTVRERATSFASRWQDAVQESAEKQTFWNEFFAIFGIDRRLVGKFELLAERASTGNVGWIDLLYPGHMAVEHKSAGQSLDQAMDQVIDYLPTLHQSESPWLLVVCDFRKFRWRNLVDGTQGSFALRDLADHVHLFWWMAGHAAPNEAFANDEDVNLAATQLMANIHDALADSGYEEAPTREWLTRVLFCLFADDTGVWERALFHSFVVHQTRVDGSDLGSRLAEIFQVLDTPEEERSPNLDEDLSGFTYINGDIFETRLPIPSCTEEIRNALLDACRFNWAAISPAIFGSMFQNVMTAAERRQLGAHYTSEENILRTIRPLFLDDFEQELEQARSRPKLQAFLDRIASLRILDPACGCGNFLVVSYRELRRLETEALRRLQTAGRSGRREVGGQLTSDLDLLCRVAVDQFYGIEIEEFPARIARTALYLMDHMANRAVSAEFGQHYVRFPIPSSPQIKIGNALRLDWASVVAPSDVSYVIGNPPFGGRQYRTAEQQEDMRIAFDNAPGHGVLDYVAAWLSKAATYISGTSARCAFVATNSISQGQNVGALWPRLLEAGVKIDFAHRPFAWTSEASGRAAVHVVIVGFSMGVVDTERRIFDYAHYRGDPVELSAEQISPYLIDGEPVLVAQSRSLLTDSVPSAKYGSMANDGGHLLFDETNVGAALSDPVAARFLRPYLGGKELLHGHKRWALWLESATPGELRGSRLIRERVEAVKQYRQASSRAATREAAATPHLFTEPRDVGASFLLVPYVSSELRPIVPMAICGPKALVRAPSWCVPDADSWLFGVMQSSMFMAWLRTVSGRLESRLQLSPGTVYNPFPWPERSPDGGIEEAAEAVVARRRQYPDASLAAMYDHLAMPRDLVQAHAALDRAVERSYVGRRRLGSDAERVSHLLGLYNDMVGGT